The Elgaria multicarinata webbii isolate HBS135686 ecotype San Diego chromosome 1, rElgMul1.1.pri, whole genome shotgun sequence genome has a window encoding:
- the C1H20orf96 gene encoding uncharacterized protein C20orf96 homolog isoform X2: MAFRNPNILPKNVISTLKQVDYSQWQRENVAQKQTSKPSLPPVALPELEKEETKKSALNSNVRRPAGEKSSSFGSKMTVSVREKPTWQQTMKKEVKMAKSLENIKILQRLSKSRTISLEELKHHSSVLLEKNKGLVQQIKDMDADTAKGARDLLQQYEMFGTIITTLRDSSQNQVGIAKAKLQATEEMVEKNIGKLDLEMKRMHTKVHAVQEELNVLRTYMDKEYPVKAVQIASLLRSIRNLGEEQQDELEEIEDLAKRFLESFAGKVWEEQEHILQDLAEAKLMQYQDGLEQMNRNNVELRRQIQTQKKIIDESVKEIKELHRSIIKLHHSMRDPREVIFADVLLRQPKCTPDTEIVLNIPTDEDFPL; encoded by the exons ATGGCTTTCAGGAATCCGAATATCCTGCCCAAGAACGTCATCAGCACTTTGAAACAAGTT GATTATAGCCAATGGCAAAGAGAAAATGTGGCTCAGAAACAAACGTCCAAACCGTCCTTGCCACCCGTTGCGTTACCGGAGTTGGAGAAGGAAGAAACGAAGAAGTCTGCACTGAACTCAAACGTCAGgagaccag CGGGGGAAAAGAGTTCCAGCTTCGGTTCGAAAATGACAGTGTCCGTGAGAGAGAAGCCCACATGGCAACAAACCATGAAAAAGGAAGTGAAGATGGCAAAGAGCCTGGAGAACATCAAAATTCTGCAG CGGCTTTCCAAGAGCAGGACAATCAGCCTGGAAGAATTAAAGCACCACTCCAGCGTTCTCTTGGAGAAGAACAAGGGGCTCGTGCAGCAGATCAAGGACATGGATGCTGACACCGCCAAGGGCGCCAGGGACCTCCTCCAGCAGTATGAGATGTTTGGG ACGATCATCACAACTCTTCGGGACTCAAGTCAGAACCAAGTGGGTATCGCCAAAGCAAAACTCCAGGCAACGGAGGAAATGGTGGAGAAGAATATTGGAA AACTGGATCTGGAGATGAAGCGCATGCACACCAAAGTGCACGCTGTCCAGGAGGAGCTGAACGTCCTCCGGACCTACATGGACAAGGAGTACCCGGTGAAGGCGGTCCAGATTGCCTCCCTGCTGCGCAGCATCCGTAACTTGGGCGAGGAGCAACAG GACGAATTGGAAGAAATCGAGGATCTGGCCAAACGGTTCTTGGAATCGTTCGCGGGGAAGGTGTGGGAAGAGCAAGAGCACATTTTGCAGGACCTTGCTGAG GCAAAGCTGATGCAGTACCAGGATGGCCTTGAACAGATGAACAGGAACAACGTGGAGCTGAGAAGACAAATACAGACCCAAAAGAAG ATAATTGATGAATCGGTGAAAGAAATCAAGGAGTTGCACAGGAGCATTATCAAGCTTCACCACTCCATGAGGGACCCGCGGGAAGTGATATTTGCAGACGTCCTCCTCCGACAGCCCAA GTGCACCCCAGATACGGAGATCGTTCTCAACATCCCCACGGATGAGGATTTCCCCCTATAG